The segment TGGCTGGGGGGCTTTCATCGTGGACTCTGCGAGTACACTGGTGCTCATGGAGTTGTGGGACGAGCTGGCGCACTCGGTAGAACATATTCTGAGCATCGACTTCACGCACACAGACGATCTGGTAGATCCCTTCGAGACAACCATACGATATCTCGGTGGACTACTGTCGGTCGTGGAGCTGTACGATGTGGGCATGATACCCGAGGACGTCCTGCACGACGAAGCCCGCGACTTGATACTGGAGCACGCCGTGACATTGGCAGAGAAGCTTGCACCTGCGTACGACACGCCAACTGGCATGCCATGGCCGCGCGTAAACTTCAAAGCTTCACAGGGCGTCTCAGACCTGCCCTCTGTACATCTAGAGCATCCAGACAAGTCTCAGTATGCTCATCCAGCCATTGGGCCTGCGCGAACAGGCTCCTCCATCCTTGAGAACCGCGTACTAACAAGGCTCACCGGCGATCCTATTTATGCGAGGAACTCTACTCTGGCGTGGGCTCCTTTGGTCTGGTCAAAATGGGTGACACCGTGGAAAGGCATGGTAGATGCGCCCATCGATATTGAGACAGGTGTACCAGTAGGCCGTGACAGACACTGGGACGGCGGCCATGACTCCTACTACGAGTACCTCCTCAAAATCACGCTTCTTGCACCACCGTCGGACCCTCATGTCGACATATACAGGAAGCGGTTCCTCGATTCTGCCTATTCGTTGCGCAAGCACCTCAGTACACGGTCCGCATCCGCGTCTGAACACGTCATGCAACACCTCTTCATAGGGAAGCAAGACGACAAACAATACCAGAACGAGCAAGGACATCTGGCATGCTTTGCGCCTGGAACCATTCTCCTCGGCTCCAAGTTCTACAATCAGCCGTACCTCAGAACGTTTGC is part of the Ascochyta rabiei chromosome 21, complete sequence genome and harbors:
- a CDS encoding Mannosyl-oligosaccharide 1,2-alpha-mannosidase — its product is MPSFRRWGKSKFEKNPESSFKLLAAVLVITFYLLIKEFSNPTVRTRDTPTYGAQIQHAAWNGTGKAQDVRAEKVRNAMKYTFWKYRESAWGADDILPVTGGNSSTRNGWGAFIVDSASTLVLMELWDELAHSVEHILSIDFTHTDDLVDPFETTIRYLGGLLSVVELYDVGMIPEDVLHDEARDLILEHAVTLAEKLAPAYDTPTGMPWPRVNFKASQGVSDLPSVHLEHPDKSQYAHPAIGPARTGSSILENRVLTRLTGDPIYARNSTLAWAPLVWSKWVTPWKGMVDAPIDIETGVPVGRDRHWDGGHDSYYEYLLKITLLAPPSDPHVDIYRKRFLDSAYSLRKHLSTRSASASEHVMQHLFIGKQDDKQYQNEQGHLACFAPGTILLGSKFYNQPYLRTFALALLEGCHHTYTSTPSKIGPESWSWTPKFSYDKPLYSPDTSRAKKEWSESGFWSTDPQYKGRPEYVESLFYAWRITGEPRFRDWAWEAFSAMEVHCKAPYGYAQLADVYRVKPSEWPGTGDKRWIDMQESFWAAETLKYLWLTFTDVNTASLDNWVFSTEGHVFRMTR